Within the Plesiomonas shigelloides genome, the region TGTAGCCTGTGTTTTTATATGTCTGGCTATTAATTCGTTTTTATTGGAAAAACGGACAGATATACTTCTAAGTAATTTGAGAGATTGGGCATCATTTGGGTTTAATTTTTCAATTACGACATTGGGATTTCTTATTGCTGGGTTTACTATCTTTGCGACACTGACCAAACCAAAAATGATGTTGGCCATGATGGATCATAAAAACAAGAAGTATAACCTACCAACGTTAAAATATAACTTCTTTGTTTTCATTAAGGTTTTTATTTCGTATATTTCACTTGCTGTAATATATGCAATGGTGATGATTCTTGGGCAGAAAGGTGGTTTTCTAAGTAATGCTATTAACTATTTATTTAACATTTTTGATACGAACCCTTATGCAATAAAGGTTTTAATTTCTAAGTTTGGTTATACGCTTATCGGTAGTAGTCTTGTTTATCTTCTTCTTCAATTAAAATCATTTGTATTTAATATTTATATGATAGTTATGAATCTATTAAGGTGGGAGTATTATGAGGAGATTAATAAGGTTGATTTGACAAATAATGGGAATCATGGTGGTACAGATTAATGCTGAAAATTTAGCAGCCCTGCGAGGGTATAGTTAATGAGGGCTGCAACACTCTCGTTTTTAGGAGGGTATTAATTTTCAGTAATCACTTTCGCACTTGTTTATAAATTCAATAATAGCTGATTTTCTATATCTAACAATACGATGAGTGAATCGTATTGGCGATAGAATTTTTCTATATTTATGATTAACATTCCATTCTCTCAATGTTTTTGTCGTTACTCCTCCTAGCATGAGGCATACCTGCTCAGGTGTTAACAGTGAATCATCGTCTTTTTTTATTTGTTGGGTCATTGGTCTTGTCTCTTTGTTGTATTACTTGATATGCTGCTCTTGCAGAGAGTGGCTTGTGATTGGGTCATTGCTCTTGTCTCTAGGGGCTTCGTTTGGTCGCGGAACCCCGTAAAACCCCCGCTGTTAAAGCGGGGTTTTTGCTTTCTATGCCTGGCTATTTGATTCACCGCCAAGGGCATCAAACATCTGGCTGAATAATGCGTTAAGCTCGCCAGTCATCAGAGCAAAGTCAGCATCAAAACGCTTTTCAGGATCCTCACGGTCAATGTCATCGTTTTGTTCGCGCAGTTCGTCGGCAAACTTAATGCGCTTGATAGATGCATCATCACAAAGCATAAAACTGATACGGTCTTGCCAATCCAGAGCCAGCTTGGTTACCAGCTTTTGCGCATCGATATGAGATGCAATTTCATCGCAGTCCAGTTCTTGATGCTTGCAGCGGATGATGCCGCCATCGTCAAGAACAGACTTAAGTTCAGCATCTTCAAGCAAGCTGAATCCCGCAGGAAGATCACCGTTGCGTACCCAGTCGGTAAGGGTTAGCTCAATCGGTTTTTGTACGCTAAGTGGTACCACTGGCAGGCTTCCGATGGTTTTACGAAGTAAGGCCAGAACGTCTTCCGACTGTTTCGCTGACCCAGCATTCACGACCACGCGCTGTGTTGATGTATCAATCCAGATCATGGTTTGTGCGTGCTTGCTGAATGCGCGCGGAAGCAGGGTATGCAGCACTTCATCGCGGATGGTGTCTTTCTCTGCTTTACGCAACTTGCGTTGCTGCTCAGATTCCAGCTTGGCCACCTTGGCATTTACGGCCTGCTTTACCACTGCAGTAGGAAGAATCTTGGTTTCGCGATGTGCGCACAATATGATGTGGTGACCTGACTTGTGCAGCATGGTTTGAGTGCCGGTGATCACGGGAACCCATCCGAACTTTGAGCTGTCTTGGCTTCCACATGGAGTAAATGCGAAATAGGCTAGCTGCTTCTCCAGAATTTCTTCATGGAATTCGACCGTGAGAGTCAGTCGGTAAATAATTAAATTCTTGAACCACATCATATTGGTTGGCCTTTTTCAGGTTGAGTTAATCCGCAGCGCGTGAGCACTGTTTATCTGGAAATTAATTTATTAGTTGGCGTGACGGTTATTCTGGAATTTCAGCCCTGTGGGCATGCACCCTGCCAGTTAATTTTCAGTGTTGGCATGTTGCCTCCTTACTTTAGGAGTTGTGGTGTCCGGAGCTGATCTCGGATGGTGGTATTTACCGCTATGCTTTCAAGCGCGTCTCAAGCCTCTTATTCCCACCTGTCCTGCTATTAAGGTTGCGTCTAGCTATTACGCATTCACCACAACTGAGATTGCACTGTTTGAGCAGCAGGCTCCGATATTCCTCAGGGCGCATCCATTGTTGGGGAGTGCCTCGGATTTGAGCTGCCTTTCGCCTAGGCACTCCATGGGGTATCGTGTCCCTCACGCAGTGCAATCTCAGTTGTGTGCTCACCTCACAGCGAGCGTGACCAGAGTACACCTGCTAACAGGCTTTACTGGTTAGGCGGTATCACCCAAAAGTCGCCGCCTCGTTGATGCTTTTGGGTTTATAACCGACCGACGGTAGTCAACCCCATGCCCTTGGATGTCTTCGGCTCATGACCGGTGCTGATATGGCATACAGCTGCGTAACCGGGTCTCGTTTGTGAAGATGCCTGACAAGAGAGACTGTTCTTGCTACCAGAGGTACTCGGCTGCTGATCACTACTCAGCATTTCGGATGACTCCGAGCGGTCTGTCCGCTTACTTCTGCATTGGCCGGTGCTCCATTTCAATATTCACTACAGCGAAGCGTCCTGATCATCGGTTTACACACCATTGACCGTTAAAAGGAATAGTCCGAAGACCAAGGCGCTTTGCTGTAGAAAGCACTGGATACCTGTGTAGGTTGGGGAATGAGCCCGTTACACAGCAGTGCTCGTAACCGTCGTTTTAATAAAAAATATAAGCATAATTATATTTAGTCAACACAAAAGAGTTATTTTCTTGCCGAGAATCTAAGTTGATGGCGTTCTTGTTATATAAAAATCCAGTTACAACAGCATGTTATAATTGGCGGCGTTTTATGTTTCGAGGATGACTTCAATGGCAATGACAAAATGCCGAGAGTGTGGAAAGGATGTCTCAACGGAGGCTAAGGTTTGTCCACATTGTGGCGTTGAAAATCCAAGCTTTACTTTTGCTACTCCTGCTCCTGAAAAGAAAAAGGATCAGGGGTTAGGCATTGTTGGTGGTCTGTTCGTTTTGTTAGGAACGTTTTTTATTGTATTTTCGTTGCTGAAATGTACATCAAGTGATGAGACTGATAGCAGGGTTAAGATTGAAGCTGAATGCCGGCAAAGTTTGCAGTGCTGGGGAGATAAAAACAGTTTAGCTGCATCAATGAAGTGCGATCAGGAGATCGAACGGCTAGCAAAAAACAGCTTTAAATGGACTGACAAAACTCTCGAGTCTAAATTTAGTCATCACCGTTGGCTCGATAAAGATGCCGGCACTCTAACGTACATAGGGGATAAAATTCAGTACCAGAATGGGTTTGGTGCGTGGGTAAATCATATCTATGAATGCGATTTCGACCCTGCAACAAAAACAGTCCTTGGTGTTAGAGCTGAGCAGGGCCGACTATGATTAAAGCTCGGTAATAACTTGTCGTACTCGCCCGACAATTCTGCAATTACCGTTAACTTCCATAGGCTTATATGTTGGATTTAACGGAACTAAATACTTTGTCGGGCCATCTATCTGCAGTTTTTTTATTGTTGCCTCAGTGCCACCTTCCAGCATGGCAACGATAATTTTCCCGTTTAACTCTTCCACAGAACCATAACGCGGCTCTACCACTACGGTAGACCCTTCAGGGATGCTTGGCGCGCCGTACGGATTAGTCATTGAGTCACCGCGCACCTCGAGCGCAAAAGCGCTATCTGATACTTTTGATGTTGTTTCTAGCCAGCGTACGCTGTCCATATCTATCTGTGCACTCACACATGTGTCAGTCCACTGTCCCGCTTGAACCCAGCTGATCACAGGGACCAGCCTTGCTGTTGCCGTAGGCATTGGTACTGCATTCGTAAAAGATTCCGTTTTTCCACCATACAGGATCACTGACTCATCAACACCGAGAAGCTTTGCCAGGCGATATAGGTTTTCGCCGCTAGGCTTGGACTCGTCACGCTCCCATCCACCAACCGCAACACCGGAAATCCCGATCACTTTACCGACCTGAATCTGAGTCATTTTCATTGCTTTACGCAGGCGTTTAACGCGCTGCCCGATGGTTTCTAGTTCAGCCATGGCAAAGCTCCCATCCAATTAAAAATATAAGTTAGCTTACATTCTATTGACTAAAGTTAGCTTACAAATTAAATTGTAATAACACTTACATTTCGAGGCGTAGAAGATGACGATCACCGAAGCCGCAAAACATTTCGGTAACCGCTCAAAAATGGCACGCGCTCTTGGTATCTCTCCTGCTGCGGTCTATCAGCGGCAGAAGGCGACCGGTGATGTTCTTCCTGACGACTGGGCCATGAAGCTGCATTTTTTAACTAATGGTGAGCTGAAGTTCTCCCCGGAGAAGCATCAACAATCACCTGACAACTCAAAGGTATCAGAATGAACAAAAATAGGGTGTTCACTCATAAACAACAGCGTCGTAGTACCGACATGATGACGCTGCATACGCTGATTCGTTATGCGTATGACGCGTGGCGTTTTCAGCATGGGGCTGATGTTTCTGTTATCTGTGAGCTAATTGCTCATCATTATTTTGCTGGTGGCCTGCATCGTGAAAACGGCAAGCCAATATTGCGTGAAACAATCAGTGAGGCAGCTATTGCTAATAACCGCACCAACATTACTCGCTGGTTATCAAAAGACACGCCTGATGCACGTGCTGTTGTCTCAGATCTCAGTGTCGCTTTTTTTGGTGGGATACCAAAAAAGCTAGGGGAAGAAGTTCTAAATCTATGGCTTGGCCCTGCTGGATTTATTGTTTCCGCTGTAAATGAACCGTCTTGCACTCCTAACGTCCCAGATCTGAATGCAAAGCTTGGCTCTGCATCAAAAGAATTTGGTGAGGCTATTGAGGCGTCACTGCAGATCCCTCTTAACGAATCAGCGTCTACTGATCAAATTCGAGCGGCATTGGCCGAGTGGATTGATGTGCAGCGCGCTAATCAGCACGCGATTGAACATCTGGAACACATGCTTGCAGAGCGCAGCCGGCCGACCACCGGTAACCGCCGCACTGACAAACGTTGAGAGACAATAGCAATGCATCAATCACAGACCTATTCCAATCCAATTCAGCCGATCCTGAAATCTACGGTTCTCGGCATCGATGGGAAAGCGCAGTACTACTACGCAAAGCAAGACGCAGCTGGTGAATGGGCTATCAACCGTCTGGAGGCTGCTGCGTTCTGGGCAGAGCAAGCCAAGCGTCTTAAAAAATTGCATTCGGAGGCGCAAAGTGAGCATTGACGCAATGAGATGGGCAAAGCCGATTAAGACTGGCCGTTCTTCATCAAAGGCGGTTCTTACGTGGCTAGCTGATATGTGTGGTGCTGATCTGTGTGCATACCCATCTATCGCTGCATTAGCTGATGCTACTGAGCTGAACGTTAAGACCGTGCAGACAAGCCTTAAACACTTGGTTGAGCTTGGCTTAATTGAAGACACTGGCGAGCGTCGCGGTTTAACTCGTCAGGTTATTGTTTATCGGCTGGTGGGTGTTAACGAAAGCTACGCTGACTCACAACACCACCAAAAACGGGCTTGTTTTAATACCACCAAAAACGGTGCTGTTAATAAAGAGAACACACCCAAAAACGGTAACGTTACCGAAAACGGGTGTGTTAACCAAATGAACACTACCGAAAACGGTACTGTTACTGAGGTAAATACACCCAATTTTGGAGCCAAAGACACCCAAAAACGGGGTACGGAATCTACCAGTAATCTTAAAGATCTAAGATCTAACCCCCTTACCCCCAAGGGGGAAGACGTCCGCCAGCAGGTATCTGACCTGATTGACCACTTGAACCAAAACCTAGTCAAACTGGCTAGCAAACTTGGCAAGCCAGCTCCAACCATGGGATTTCGTGCAGGTACAGCCAATGTTCGGATGATCTCGGCTCGACTGCGTGAGGGTTACACCATGGACGACTGCCGCATGGTGCTGGATTACCTTTCCGAGATGTGGGGCGCAGACGTTGAGATGCGCGAGCACCTGTGCCCGACCACGATTTTCCGACCATCAAAATTCGAAGACAGAGTCGTTAAGGCTCACAACTGGAACGATGCCGGCCGCCCAAGCCGCGCCGGTAATTCATGGGACCGAAATGCACCATCGGCGTTCAACCTGTCAGATGCACTGGATGACACCACATGGGCTGATAACGGATTGGGGTTGTGATCATGACTGAGATTAAGACCTTTGAAAACTTGCAGGTAAGCAGTTCAGGCATGCGCAACGCAGCGATGCGTGTTGTGGATTACTCGCAGGTGCAGATTAATTCCGAAGCTGTGCAAAACGTGAATGAGATTTTCCGCGAATTGGCGATCACATTCCCTGCGTGGCGTACCGCATACCCAGATGCACAAAGCTTGAACAGTGCCAAGCAGGTTTGGGCAAAGGGGTTGATTGAAAACGGTATTACTGACATGGCCCTGATCAGAGTTGGATTGCGCGTTGCTCGCTCTCAACCGATGCCGTTTATCCCTAGCGTTGGTCAATTTGTCGCATGGTGTCGCGCTGAATCATCCATCCCTGGCTTGCCTAGCTTGGACGATGTGATGACCGAGTTTGACCGGTTCTGTGCAAACCACCACGACTACAGCATCCCAGAGGCATACCCGTGGTCATCGCCGGTGATGTACTGGATTGTGCTGGATATGCGCCGCTCAATGTACCGCTACAACCAGACCGCTGCAGAGGTTCGTTCGACTGCAAAAAATCTGCTTCGGAAGTGGGAGAAAAAACTGCTGTCCGGAGAGGCTGTGCCATCACCAGTGGCTCAGTTAGAAAATAAACATCGCCCAGCTGGTGTAGCCCAGCAAGCTGACGTTGATGGCCGGTACCGGATGTTGGGAGACTCAATGCTGGCAGCCATTCGCGCCCGCACATCAGTAGCAAAGGGGGTATTGCAGTGAGTATTAGAAATATCCGGATTGAGTTTTTGCTCAATGTTGTTCGGAGCAAGCGAAAGGCTTGGACTGCGGTAGAGCTGTGTGAGCAGACCGGTTTGCGTGAGCCTGTCCTTGCTGCTGATCTCGCGGAGCTGTGTGCTGGCGGCGTGGTGCAGAAAGTCCAAAACGAACAGCAGATGACCTATTTCTTTGCGGAGAGTTTCCGATGCTGATTGCCTTGATGCTAACTGGCGTGGTGGTTGTCGTTATCGGTGGACTGTTCATCTGTTCGCGCAGCAGAGCAGTGACCGCGCCGGTGTCTGACTCTAATGCATGGGACGAAGACTTGAAGGCCGCTCGTGCGCTTCGAGATTTGGCAGCACGCTGTAAAGCGGCTAGGGGAGTGCGTGAGCATGGCTAAACGCATAATTCGACCGGTAGTAGAACTTTTGGTTTGGCTGATTGCAGGCGTATCGGTATTGGGGTTTGTGCAAATCCTGCTGGAGCTGCTAGCAAAAGGGGGCTGAGATTTTGCTTTCTGAAAAAACGTATCTAGTACCGGCATACATCCAGAAGGACTTGGATGTTCTTATGGTCAAGCTGCCCGAACCGGTCCAACGTTTTCAGGGAAAGAAGGTACTGATAACACTCGCACCTGACAGCATGCAGAAAAGTGATGCTGGTACGGTTGATGTCAGCCTTGAGGCTGCACCTGAAATGATGGCGTTCTATTCCAGTGAGGCTGTATTTAATGCCTGTGGTGGCACAAAGGGAATGCGCGCCTGGATTGCGCGGACAAACACCCACCGATGCCAATTGGCGGATGACAAGTTTTGCCATCATGAAAAGATTATCTGGGAGAGCCCTTTAGGCGCACTTCAAGTCTGTTGGTATCACGACCCTTCAATATCACGGTGGGCAGGGGACGGCGAATATGCTGCCAAAGTGAACCAAGTACTGGATCAGCTGCGCCGTAAATATGTCATCGAGACGATGCGCTCTTGGCTTGAGGTACCTGCAGGCCGGCCTATGTCTCTATATGAGGTTTTGTGGTTCGCTGTTAGCCAAGAACTCACAGTCCACTTACCCGATGCTCTGATGGCAAAGATGGCTGGCTATAAGGAACCTAAGCCCGAGCCGGTTTTGAAGTTAGGTGATAAACCTGATTATTGGGAGCGGTTCCGTATCCCAGAAAAGCGCGAGGATTACGTAAAGCAAGGGCGCTCTAGCTTAGTTGAGCAACAACAGAAGCTTGAGAGAGCGGTATCTTCAGTTCCAGCTTTAGATGCTAGAACAGAGAAGGCAGTTAAAACGCTTCAGGTAGATCCAGAGCCGCCAGCATCATTTATGCTCAAACCAAAGCGCATTAGGTGGGTATGTGAAAAGTATACGCAGTGGGTTAAGAACCAGCCGTGTGTCTGCTGCGGATCTCAGGCTGATGATCCGCATCATTTGATTGGGCATAACCAAGGTGGCGTGGGAACCAAAGCTCATGACATCTTCACTATTCCACTGTGCCGTCAGCACCATGATGAACTGCATAGAGATCCTAGGACATGGGCGAAGGTGTATGGGAGTCAGTTGTTGCATGTGGTGCAGACGATAGATGCCGCTTTTTCTCTTGGAATATTAAAGTAATAACGAATGAAACTAAAATTAGAGTTACTAATTTTAGTTTCATTGTGCGCTACATTTTTAGTTAATTCGTATATTAGGAATTACTTTCGTCTTATTGACGGTAGAGAGGCATCAGCTGAACTAGTGTTGATGTGTAGATTGGTTATTTTGTTGATTCGTACTTTTTTATTTTTAAATGCTGAGTTTTATCTTTTTGTGCTGATGATTAACTATTATTTATATGGCATTGCTAGTTGTGAATGTTTTTTAAAGTTGTTTATGGAATGTTTTATTTTATTTTATTGTAACTATTCTTGTTTGTGTATTGTGTGATTTATAAAATCAATGGATATTTTCATTGCGAAAATACTTCCAAAATCAAAATCAGTATTATATGTTATAAAACACCCGGTCATTTTTGTTATTGTGGCTTTAGGGTTTGGTTAATAATGTGTTTATTTTGCAGTGGATAATAAAGCAAGGAGAGGATAGCCAGGGATAAGGCAAATAAATAAGAAGGTCGTTTTAAAATGAAATGTTCTCATAATTCAATATTTACAATAGGTTTATTAGCTGCTTCAATTAGTAGTGCGTTTGCTGCTGTTCAAAGTTTTGATGATGGTGGTGTGCACAATCTCGTTGGCGTCATTGGTGACAATAAAGGAAACCCTAACACGCCTGCAGTTAGCGCTTCAAATGGCTCTACTGTAAATATTGAAGAGCAATCTAGCATATCAGCATTTTCACCTTATTCATTTGGTGTTTTATCATCAGATGCTGCAACTGTTAATATAACCAATTCAAAAGTTAATAGTGTTTCTAACTATTCATTTTCCGTTGCTGCAAAACAAGGCGGTACGGTTAATATATCAGGTTCTGAGATTACGTCTGAATCAGGAGGTAAGAAACTTCCGAGCAGTGGTTCAGTATTGAGTAGTGGCAATGGGGCGGTCGTCAATATTGATAACTCAAAAGTGATCGCATCATCCAATGGCTCAACTACGGCTCACGATGGATTAAGAGTTGTTAATAGTGCCGGTGTTATATCTGAGAATAATGGCTCTGTCAATATAACCAACTCAAGTGTTATTACATCAGGCGATGTTTCATCTGGCATTTTTGCACAGGCAAAGGGGAATGTTTTAGCCTCTGGAGTTGATGTTACTACATCGGGAAAAACAAGCTCTGCTATAGAAATTACTGGTGGTTCAGAGGCAATAATAAATAACAATTCTGTTATAAAAACTACTGGTGATGATTCTCATGGCATCGAGTTAGTCGGTGGTAATGTGACACTGTCTGATTCATCTGTTATGACAGCGGGGCTTTCTAACGCTGCTAATGCACAAGGTGCTAACTCATCGTTATCTGTTGAAAATTCTACGCTATCTACCGTAGGAGATAGCGCTCAAGCTATTTATGCGGGAAACAAAGCAAACGTTTCGCTGAATAAAGTAGGTGTATCCACCTCTGGATTAGGGGCATATGGTGTACTAGCAACAGATAAAGATACAATAGTATCTATTACTGACAGCTCCATTTCTACATCAGGAAATAATAATTCAGCACTAAATTATTCATCCAACGCTGTAGTGAGCCAATTCGGTAGCACTGTTACCTTAAGTGGTACTAATAAAATAGATACAAAAGGTAATCAGGCAGTTGGTTTATTATCACAGGTTAGTGGTGAAGGATTAGATACATTAATTACAGCTACAGGTAAAACTGAGATTAGCACGGAGGGATATAATTCTTTCGGTTTAGTGTCATGTTCACTACAAGGGGGCGGTCGTGAGTGTGTATCCGCCCTGGAAGATGGTAATGATGGAAACAATCCAAGCAGTAAATCCTTAATTGAAGGGACTGGCATAACAGTCAATACCAAAGGTGAGGGCGGCTACGCAGTTTATGCTAATGGTAAAGATGCAACTGTTAATATAAAACAATCATCTTTATCGACAACTGGTGTTAATGCACATGGTATTGCTATTCGTCAAGGTTCGGTAATTGGCGATAATTTGAATGTAAAAACCTCAGGTGTTGGTGCTAACGGTGCCACATTATTTAATGGCGGCACTCTTGGTTTATCAAATTCTAGCCTTGTATCAGATAATGCTAATGGTTTACTAATTACAGGTAATGGCTCACTAAATCCTGCGGTTATAGCGTTGGATAATAGCTCTGTTGACGGGGCGGTCTCAGGAGTAGCCATAAATGATGGTTCTGCAAATATTAATTTGCTAGATAGCCACCTTATGTCATCGAGATCTAATGTTTTGCTTGATAACAAAGGAGGTGAGTTAGCTATTAATGCGCAAGGTTCTATTTTAGATGGTGTATCTGTTTTGGGTGACAGTGGGAACACCGATGTTTCTTTAGCCAATAGTGTCTGGAAGCAATCGGCTGGTTCTGTTCTGAATAATCTGGCTATGAGTGGTAGTGATCTATATTTTGGGAAGGGTAATGATGTTGTATTGTCCTCTCCTGATAGAACCGTTCACGTTAAGGGTAACTATCATGGTGATAACGCAACCATTCACTTCGTTACAAAATTAGAGGGCGATAACTCAGAAACCAACAAGTTAATTATTGACGGTGATAGTAGTGGCACATCTCTTGTATCTGTCTCAAATGCAGGGGGGATGGGCGACCAAACCATCAACGGAATTGAATTAATCAGTGTTGCTGGCGAATCCAATGGTATTTTTAAACAAAAATCAAGGATTGTTGCTGGGGCGTATGATTATCAATTAACCAAGAAAGAGAAAGATTGGTACTTAGTAAGTCATCTTACAACACCAGAGCCAACACCAGAGCCAACACCAGAGCCAACACCAGAGCCAACACCAGAGCCAACACCAGAGCCAACACCTAAGCCATTGATAAGACCAGAGGTAGGTAGTTATTTAGCTAATAATATTGCAGCTAATACGATGTTTAACATGAGCCTTTACGATCGAATTGGTAGCACATACCATGCTGATTTTAATGGAGAAAAAAATCATAGTTTATGGTTAAGACAGGTTGGGGAACACACATCATTTAATGATTCATCTGATGGTACTAAAACTAGAGTTAATAGTTTTACGACTCAATTGGGAGGGGATATTTATAAGGGGTCCTCTAATGGTAATGATTCTATTACCTTTGGTGCATTTGGTGGCTATGGATATAGTTCAAGTAAGACCAGAGCTGATCTGACAGGTTACTCCGCGAAAGGTCATGTTGATGGGTATAGCCTTGGTTTTTATGGGACATGGTTTGAAAACCCTCAGCAAGAGAAGGGATTATACGTTGACTCTTGGTTGCAGTATTCTTGGTTTAATAACTCGGTTGATGGGCAAGAGTTGTCTACGGAGAAATATAAGTCAAAAGGGACAACGGCATCTCTAGAAATTGGCAATATCAATAAACTTAAAGAAACTATTGCGGAAGATGGGACCAAAACTAGTCTCATAGTTAAACCTCATGCGCAGCTTATTTATATGGGCGTAAGACCAGATACATTTGTTGAGGGTAATGGTACTGTTGTTAAGTCAAATATTTCCGGTAATTTTCAAACAAAACTTGGTGTTAGACTCTCTCTTAATGAGAAGTCTATCGATGCAGAAAAAGAAGTTAAAGATATTACTCCGTTTGTTGAGGCGAACTGGATTCACAATACAAGAGATAATTCAGTTTCAATGAATGGATATAATATTGCTGAGGCTGGCGTGAAAAATGTAGCCCAGATCAAGGTCGGTGTTGATGGTAACGTTAAAAACAACCTGAGCGTTTGGGCTAATACATCAGTTCAGGTTGGTGCCCATAATTACACCAGCATTCAAGGTATGATTGGTGTAAGTTATAAGTTCTAACTGTTGTTTGATATTTGCAAAAGGGCTGGTTTGTCAGCCCTTTATTTTAAAAATATTCACTTCAAAATAAATAACTCTTATTTTATAAATTTTGCCTCATAGCCATGAGCGCATTAAATTAAATTCTTGACCGGATTCCGTATGAGTACGATTACGCATGATTATTTGATATTTTGTTATAAATATAATGGTATGGATTTTCATGTGGTTGCCCAGCCAATAGTAAGTAACTCTTCAGGTAAGATAACAGCCGTGGAGCTTTTGCCAAAATGCTATAAGGAAGCATGCTTTGATGGGTTATATTTAGAGTCGGGGGTAAATGATTTGGCTAAAATGGCTTGTATTAAGATGCAAGCATTATCCAATATTGTACTGGATTTTCGTCGTTTTAATATGCATATAAATATCGATGTTAGTGCCCTGCTAAATTCCGAGTTTATATCAGCTGCAATGAATAATCATCATCGTTTCTCATTTGAGGTTAAGGGGTTCGATTATGATTATGAGCTTATGCAAAAGGTCAGATCTGCGATCTCGAAATTGAAAGAGTATGGCCATGAAGTATGGCTTGATCATTTTGGTGTTAACTCATCATCTTTGTGTACTCTACTTGATTACCCATGGAGTGGGATAAAAATTGATAAGGAAATTGTTTGGCGTAGTTCAATGCATCAATTGTTATTGATAGTGGAGGTTTGTAAGTGTCATGTAGATAAAATTATCTTGGATGGGATTGAAAGTAATGACTTACTTAGCTTGTCTAAAATATCAAT harbors:
- a CDS encoding autotransporter outer membrane beta-barrel domain-containing protein, which gives rise to MKCSHNSIFTIGLLAASISSAFAAVQSFDDGGVHNLVGVIGDNKGNPNTPAVSASNGSTVNIEEQSSISAFSPYSFGVLSSDAATVNITNSKVNSVSNYSFSVAAKQGGTVNISGSEITSESGGKKLPSSGSVLSSGNGAVVNIDNSKVIASSNGSTTAHDGLRVVNSAGVISENNGSVNITNSSVITSGDVSSGIFAQAKGNVLASGVDVTTSGKTSSAIEITGGSEAIINNNSVIKTTGDDSHGIELVGGNVTLSDSSVMTAGLSNAANAQGANSSLSVENSTLSTVGDSAQAIYAGNKANVSLNKVGVSTSGLGAYGVLATDKDTIVSITDSSISTSGNNNSALNYSSNAVVSQFGSTVTLSGTNKIDTKGNQAVGLLSQVSGEGLDTLITATGKTEISTEGYNSFGLVSCSLQGGGRECVSALEDGNDGNNPSSKSLIEGTGITVNTKGEGGYAVYANGKDATVNIKQSSLSTTGVNAHGIAIRQGSVIGDNLNVKTSGVGANGATLFNGGTLGLSNSSLVSDNANGLLITGNGSLNPAVIALDNSSVDGAVSGVAINDGSANINLLDSHLMSSRSNVLLDNKGGELAINAQGSILDGVSVLGDSGNTDVSLANSVWKQSAGSVLNNLAMSGSDLYFGKGNDVVLSSPDRTVHVKGNYHGDNATIHFVTKLEGDNSETNKLIIDGDSSGTSLVSVSNAGGMGDQTINGIELISVAGESNGIFKQKSRIVAGAYDYQLTKKEKDWYLVSHLTTPEPTPEPTPEPTPEPTPEPTPEPTPKPLIRPEVGSYLANNIAANTMFNMSLYDRIGSTYHADFNGEKNHSLWLRQVGEHTSFNDSSDGTKTRVNSFTTQLGGDIYKGSSNGNDSITFGAFGGYGYSSSKTRADLTGYSAKGHVDGYSLGFYGTWFENPQQEKGLYVDSWLQYSWFNNSVDGQELSTEKYKSKGTTASLEIGNINKLKETIAEDGTKTSLIVKPHAQLIYMGVRPDTFVEGNGTVVKSNISGNFQTKLGVRLSLNEKSIDAEKEVKDITPFVEANWIHNTRDNSVSMNGYNIAEAGVKNVAQIKVGVDGNVKNNLSVWANTSVQVGAHNYTSIQGMIGVSYKF
- a CDS encoding EAL domain-containing protein yields the protein MSTITHDYLIFCYKYNGMDFHVVAQPIVSNSSGKITAVELLPKCYKEACFDGLYLESGVNDLAKMACIKMQALSNIVLDFRRFNMHINIDVSALLNSEFISAAMNNHHRFSFEVKGFDYDYELMQKVRSAISKLKEYGHEVWLDHFGVNSSSLCTLLDYPWSGIKIDKEIVWRSSMHQLLLIVEVCKCHVDKIILDGIESNDLLSLSKISMATESQGYHWPLLKRNDFFALNKKLRSLSKGFYNN